Below is a genomic region from Mesorhizobium sp..
CGGCGAGCACCGTGTTGAAATCGCTGCCGAACGTATGCACCACGATGCGGCCGGCCTGGCCGAACGCGGCGGAGCCCCACTGGGTCTTGGTCATCAGCCCGCCGGGATTGGGCTCGCAGGGCGGGAAGCTGTAGCCGCCGATGTTGGACATCTCGTAGGTGGCCGTCGGCGAGGGCGAATAGACCCCGCCTCCGCCGGAGGGCGGCGGGACGGGCGGTATCCACAGCGGCGGGCCGGGGATGAATCGCGGCATCGGCATCCAGCCGGGGATGTAATTTCTCTCGAGCACGCCGGCGCCGGCGCCCTGCGGCGCCAGGGCGCCACACAGGGCGAGAAGAAGCGCGGCCGCGCGCGCATGGACACCGGACAGATGCATGACGATCCCCTTCGCCGCGCCCGCGGCCGGCGCGAAGAACGCGTCCGGCCAGTCTGTATTCGGTATGGTTATGCCGTCTTGAACCGCCGCGCGGACAAATATAGCCGGTCGCCGGAGGTTGGCTACTCTTATCCTTTATTGCCGAGGCGGACAAGAGAGCAGGAGGGATGAAGTCTTGGCGGCAGGATTTCCGAGCGGATTCAAAGCACAAGGGGGGAGGCGGCGCAGGGTTCGGCCTCAGCCGGTTTCGCCGGGGGCGGCGCGCAGCTGCGCCGGCAGGGGGGCGCTGGAGCAAGCGAGGTGGACGTCGCGGGCGAGCAGCCTGCGCTTCTTGGCCTGGTGGTCGCGCGACGCGGCGGCGAGCGCCAGCCCGTAGGGACCCATCAGCGCGCCGACCGCCAGGTTCATCGGCGGCTTCCTGTTGGCCTCCCACTCTGCGGCCGCCGCGCGCGCCGTCCGGCATTCGGGGGAAGTGGCCTTCGGGTCGAACTGGGGGAGCGCAGTGGACGTGGGCGCCGGCGCGGAGGCGCAGCCGGCGAGCGCCAGGAGGCAGGCGGCGAGGAGGAATCGGGTGGGGCGCATCAATGCTCCATGTTCTCCCGCCCGGGACGGAATTAGCCGACGCGGAGGTCAGGGGCAAGTGGGGTGAGCGCCGGTTCGCCGCAGGCGAATTCGTCGTGCCAGTGGCACGACGAAAGGTCGGCGAACGCCGGGAGGCTGCGACGCAGCCGGGACCCGGCTGGCGACGCTGCAGTGGCGATTCGCGTTCCTGACCGCCGGGATTGTCCGCGAGGTCAGGGCATGAATCCCAGGGTAGAGCCCTGGGATGACGAAGGGGAGGCCGGGGAAAGTATGCTTCTTCCTGCCTGCGCGAACTTTGCTGCCGGAAAGCTTTCTACGGAAGAAAGCAAACTGGCCCTTACCGCCCGCAGATCCGAATTGAGGGTCTTGAACGTGCGAAAACGAATACTTACCTACCAAACACGGGGGTTCCCGGACGCAGGTCAATTGCGACCTATGGATCGCTAGTAACGAAGCGAGTCAGTTGTTAAGACTGTCAATAGGACAAACAGTCAGCAACGACGCGATTAGCTGAATCATTTCGGTTACTCCGTCTAGTTGGCTGTGCGCCCGTAGATACCGCCTGGCTACCGCCAGACCGATCTCTACAGCGACAGTATAACATATTTCGTTGATCTAGGACGAAGCGGCGCAAATGCCGAGGCGAAGCGGCGCAAATGCCGTGATGAACTGGCGGGGGTGGTAGCTTATTCCATGCCTATTGGTGCTGCCACCCCCACTCACCCAGAGCCTTGGGAACCTCGTCAAAGAGACACCAAACGATACCTGCATTTTGATCGGCACATTAGTGTCGCCGAAATCATTGCCTTGACCAACAATCCAAAGGCGGTAGCGTCAAATTCTTTCTATCCGCTTCTAAGATTCAAAGAGGAGTGGGTGAAGTTCCGAGTTGACTCGAAGCGAAAAAAGAAGATCCGACCTTTAAGGTACTCCTCTCGAAGAGACGCCGCGATCTACGCGAGATACAGGGCGCTCCTCTCCGAAAAGTATGAGCAGAAACTACGCGAACTTGGTATCCAAGAGGTTCCAATCGCCTACAGGAAGATTCCCAATAGAGGAATATCTGGGAACAAGTCTAATATAGATTTCGCACGTGATATTTTCGAAAATATTCGGAAAATCGGCAATTGCGTCGTCACTGTTGTGGATATCAAGTCCTATTTCGAAAGTCTAGATCATCGACTCATACGAGAAAGATGGGAGGAAATATTAGGAAGTTCGCTGCCGGAGGATCATGAGGCAATATTCCGTGCGCTGACGAAATACACGTTTGTGGATCGTGAGGCTGTTTATGAGAGGCTTGGCTTGTACGAGAAAGTCAAGTCTGGAACCCGAAAGATGCAGCGAAAGGCAGTAATTGACGTGCTGAGATCTCATGGCTATAAGCAAATATGCAGCCCTAAAGAATTCAGGGATCGTATTTGCGGACGAGATCCAAATTACCCTAGTTTGATCCAAAGGAATCCGAAAAATTACGGTATACCACAAGGTACCCCAATTTCTGATTTGATAGCAAATTTCTATCTATTACATTTCGATTTACTAATTGCGAAATACGCAGAAGATGAAGGAGGAGTATATCGAAGGTACTCTGATGACATAATTTTAGTCATGCCGTATTCTGATGGTGACGATCCGCTCCGTGATAAGAATCTGCTCCAAGCCGAAATTTCGAATTATGGCTCTGAGCTCCAAATCCAAAATCGGAAGGTGACTGTCGCTCGCTTCGTGGCGACAAAATCTCGAATCATATTCTCTCACGTGTATGGCGATCGTGTCCGGAATGGCCTAGAATATCTGGGGTTCGAGTACAATGGAAAATTGGTAAAGATCAAGAATTCGACACTTTCTAACGCCTGGAGAAAACTCAAAAGATACTCATATGGTCATGCAAAATACTTTGTAAGGCGATATCGCGAAAAGGGTGAAACCTGGCTGCGAAGCAATTACCCTTTCTCGGACGTCGAATTGCATATGCTGCGTGATGTCACGGTCGGGCAAGACACCGGGTTCGACACCTGGACCTTTATTAAGTATACAAGACGGGCGAGTAGAGCATTTTCTAGTTTTGATCGTATATTTTCGAAACAAACTCGACGCTATCGATACAAACCGGCATCTATTGCTTTGGAGTGTTTTGAAAGAGCCTTGGAAAGGCACGGTAAATAGCTGGTATCGGTTGCCGCTGGTTGTCACAACGCTACAAGAATCCCCAGATCTTTCGCTTCAGAATGCTACCGGCGCGGCCTGTCCCTTCTCCCCGTTCACGGGGAGAAGGTGTCACGAAGTGACGGATGAGGGGCGGGCGCAGAGGTCCGAAGGCTGGCGCTGCCCCTCGCTGGCCTGCGGGCCATCTGGGCGGGTCCTGGTGCTTCGGCACCTCCCGCCCGTTCGAGCCCTCCCATCGTGCCACCGGCACGATGGGTTCGTCTGCGACGAACCGGGCTCTCACCCCCGTAAACGGGGAGAGAGACGCAGTTTCGGTCTCGCGCCTGTCCTTCTCCCCTTGTGGGAGAAGGTGGCCGAGCGACGCGAGGTCGGATGAGGGGTGTTGGACGGAGTGGGGCGGCGCGGAATCGGGTGCTGACGTCGCCTGGTCTGAGGCGCCGCGTTTCTTCCAGCACCCCTCATCCGCCCCTTCGGGGCACCTTCTCCCACGAGGGGAGAAGGACAGGCCGGGGCTCCATGCGCGGGGACCCCACCCGGCCAGCCTTTGGCCGGCCGCCCTCCCATCAAGGGGGAGGGACCGGGCCGCGCCCGGTCGCTCAGGCGAAGTAGCTCTGCAACGGCCTGACTTCCAGGCTCCCCGCCTTGAGCGCCGCGATGGCCTGGGCGGCGGCGTCCATGCCGGCCAGCGTGGTGTAGTAGGGCACCTTGTTCATCAGCGTGGCGCGGCGGAGCGATTTGGAGTCGGAGACGGCCTTCTGGCCGTCGGTGGTGTTGAAGACGAGCTGGACCTGGCGGTTGCGGATGGCGTCCTCGATGTGGGGGCGGCCCTCCAGCACCTTGTTGACCTTTTCGGCGGCGATGCCGTGGCCGGCCAGGAAACGGGCGGTGCCGGAGGTGGCGAGCACGCGGAAGCCGAGTTTCGCGAGCTTCTGCACCGCCGGCAGAACCGCCTCCTTGTCCTCGTCGCGGACGGAGACGAACAGTGCGCCCGCGCGGGGGAGATCCACGCCGGCGCCCAGCTGGCTCTTGGCGAAGGCGAGCGCGAAATCGGTGTCGAGGCCCATGACCTCGCCGGTCGACTTCATCTCGGGGCCGAGCAGGGTGTCGACGCCGGGGAAGCGGGCGAAGGGGAAGACGGCCTCCTTGACCGCGATGTGGGCAATCGCGTTCGGGTCGATCTTCTTGCCGTAATGCGCGAAGGCGCCGTCGAGGCTCTCGCCGGCCATGATGCGGGCGGCGATCTTGGCCACCGGCCGGCCGATGGTCTTGGCCACGAAGGGCACGGTGCGCGAGGCGCGCGGGTTGACCTCGAGGATGTAGATGTCGCCGTCCTGGATCGCGAACTGGACGTTCATCAGGCCGCCCACCTTGAGCGCCAGCGCCATCGCCGCGGTCTGACGCTCGAGCTCGTCGATGGTGGCGCGGTCGAGCGTATAGGCCGGCAGCGAGCAGGCCGAGTCGCCCGAATGGATGCCGGCCTCCTCGATGTGCTGCATGACGCCGGCGACATAGGTGGTCCTGCCGCCGCCTGCCGCGTCGCATAGGCAGTCGACGTCGACCTCGATGGCGCCCGCCAGATAGGTGTCGAACAATAGCGGGTTCTTGCCGAGCAGCGTGTTGATCTGGCCGGTCTTGTCGTTGGGATATTTCTGCTTGATGTCCTCGGGCACGAGGCCCGGCACCGTGTCGAGCAGGTAGGACTGCAGCATGGTCTCGTCGTGGATGATCTGCATGGCGCGGCCGCCCAGCACATAGGACGGGCGCACGACCAGCGGGAAGCCGAGCTCGCCAGCCACGGTGCGCGCCTGCTCGACCGACCAGGCGATGCCGTTCTTCGGCTGGCGGAGATCGAGGCGGTCGAGCAGCTTCTTGAAGCGGTCGCGGTCTTCGGCCAGGTCGATGGCGTCGGGCGAGGTGCCGAGGATCGGAATGCCGGCCTTTTCCAGCGCCTCGGCAAGCTTGAGCGGCGTCTGGCCGCCGAACTGGACGATGACGCCGTGCAGCGTGCCGGCCTGCTGCTCGGCATGCAGGATCTCGAGCACGTCCTCCGGGGTGAGCGGCTCGAAATAGAGCCGGTCGGACGTGTCGTAGTCGGTGGAGACGGTCTCGGGATTGCAGTTGACCATGATGGATTCATAACCCGCCTCGCGCAGCGCGTAAGCCGCGTGGCAGCAGCAATAGTCGAACTCGATGCCCTGGCCGATGCGGTTGGGACCGCCGCCGAGGATGACGACCTTCTTCGCATCCGAGACCTGCGCCTCCGAGCGGGGGGCGCCGTCGAAGGGCACCTCATAGGTCGAATACATGTAGGGCGTGGGCGAGGCGAATTCGGCCGCGCACGTGTCGATGCGCTTGTAGACCGGGCGGACGCCGAGCTTTCTGCGCAGTGCCGCCACCTCGTCGGCCTCGCGGCGGGTCAGCGATGCGAGGCGCTGGTCGGAGAAGCCCATGGATTTGAGCATGCGCAGATTGTCGGGATCGTCGGGCAGGCCGTGCTCGCGGATGCGGGCTTCCATCTGGACGATCCCCTCGATCTGCTCGAGGAACCACGGGTCGATGGCGCACATGGCGTGCACCTCTTCGGTCGAGGTGCCCATGCGCAGCGCTTGCGCCACCATGCGCAGCCGGTCGGGCGTCGGCGTGCCGAGGGCGGCGCGGATGGCGTTGCGGTTTTCCGAGGCGTCGCCTGAGGGTGACCAGCCGGGGATCTCGATCTCGTCGAGGCCGGTGAGGCCGGTTTCCAGACCACGCAAAGCCTTCTGCAGGCTCTCCTGGAAGGTGCGGCCGATGGCCATGACCTCGCCGACGGATTTCATCGCGGTCGTCAGCACCGGCGAGGCGCCGGGGAATTTCTCGAAGGCGAAGCGCGGGATCTTCGTCACGACATAGTCGATCGACGGCTCGAAGGAGGCCGGAGTCGCGCCGCCGGTGATGTCGTTGTCGAGCTCGTCCATCGTGTAGCCGACGGCGAGCTTGGCCGCGACCTTGGCGATCGGGAAGCCGGTGGCCTTGGAGGCGAGGGCAGAAGACCTTGAGACCCGGGGGTTCATCTCGATGACGACGAGGCGGCCGTCCTTCGGGTTGACGGCGAACTGGACGTTGGAGCCGCCGGTCTCCACCCCGATCTCGCGCAGCACCGCGATCGAGGCGTTGCGCATGATCTGGTATTCCTTGTCGGTGAGCGTCAGCGCCGGGGCGACGGTGATCGAATCGCCGGTGTGGACGCCCATCGGGTCGAGGTTCTCGATCGAGCAGACGATGATGCAGTTGTCGGCGCGGTCGCGCACGACCTCCATCTCGTATTCCTTCCAGCCGAGCACGGACTCTTCGATCAGCACCTCGGTGGTGGGGGAGGCGTCGAGGCCGGAGGCGATGATCTCGAAGAACTCGGCGCGGTTGTAGGCGATGCCGCCGCCGGTGCCGCCCATGGTGAAGGAGGGGCGGATGATGGCGGGCAGGCCGACATGGTCGAGCGCCTGCGCCGCGACGCCCATCGCGTGGGAGACATAGCGCTGCTTGCGGTCGCCTTCGCCGAGGTTCCACTGGTTTTCCAGCTCGTCAAGAGCGGCGTCGAGGGCAGTGGGCTCCAATGTGGCGCGCAGCTCGGCGCGGCGGGCCTCGTGCATGCGCTTGTCGGCGTCCTTCACGTCGGAGGCGTTGGCAAGCATGGAGCGCGGCGTCTCCAGGCCGATGCGGGCCATCGCCTCGCGGAAGAGCGAGCGGTCCTCGGCCATGTCGATGGCCTCGGCATTCGCCCCGATCATCTCGACGCCGTAGCGCTCAAGCACGCCCATGCGGCGCAGCGACAGCGCGGTGTTGAGCGCGGTCTGGCCGCCCATGGTCGGCAGGATCGCGTCCGGCCGCTCCTTGGCGATGATCTTGGCGACCACTTCAGGCGTGATCGGCTCGACATAGGTGGCGTCGGCCAGCTCCGGGTCGGTCATGATCGTGGCCGGGTTGGAATTGACCAGGATGACGCGAAAGCCTTCCTCCTTCAGCGCCTTGCAGGCCTGGGTGCCGGAATAGTCGAACTCGCAGGCCTGGCCGATGATGATCGGTCCGGCGCCGACGATGAGGATCGACTTGATGTCTGTGCGTTTGGGCATGTTCTTCCCGGCGTGTGCGCAAGCCGCCGGTGCGGGCAGGTCCGCCGGCGGCCGATCGATTCCGATATCAGGCTAGGCGGGCTCTATAGGGGAGAAGAGGGCCGGGGGGAACCCCGGAAATGGGACGCCGGGCAGGTCGACGCCCGGCGCGTCAAATCGGTCTCCGATAAAGTTGACTCCTTATATCAAGTAACATAGGGGCATTCCCGAGGACGCCAGATCGCCGATCAAGCCACCTCTCGTATTGCGGACAGCGTCGGGGGACGTAGGTGGCCAAGAGCATCATTTCGAGGACGGGGACCTGCCGGCGGTTGATCGCCGTGTTCGCATGGAGCGCGGCGGCGACCTGGAGCGCGGCTTCGCAGGAGCCGACGCCGCTCGAACGCATCGTCATCAACGGCAAGTCCGACCGGCTCTGCCTCCCAGTCAGCGCGCCGCGCGAACAAGGCGACGCGCGTGCGCGCTGTGTCGGCGAGGGCGTGGCGCGCGAAAACCTGCCGGGCTCGACGATCGACCGTACGCAATATGTCGCTATGCCGACGGGGCCGAGAGTGCAGGATGTGGTCAAGCGTCTGCCGGGAGTGGTGACCGGCGGCGCGCCGGGCGAGGATAAGGACGCGCGCGTTCTCGGCCTCGACAAGGAATACACGCGCACCACCGTCGACGGCATCCAACTGCCCGACGGCGGCGAGAAGCGCGAGTTCAACCTCGACCGGCTGTCGACGGTGCTGGTCGATTCGGTCGACGTGATCCGCGGCCGCCGCGCCGAGATGGACGGCGACGGCATCGCCGGGCGGATCGACATCAAGCTGCGCGACATTCCCGCCGATATCGGCTGGGAGGCGTCGAGCGCCCTCGGCGGCTCGAGCGACGGGCACCTGCAGCACTGGCACTCGATCGTCGGCGGCGGGATGCTCAACGGAAATTTCGGTATGCAGGGCGGTATCGTCTACAGCGACCAGGCGGTGTCGAAGACCAAGGATAAATACGACAGGAGCGGAAATCTCTCCGAGCAGGAGCGGGAGAAGAAGCCGGTCCGGTCGGTGGACATGCTTCTCGACGTGCTGTGGCAGAACGAAGCCAATGCGGTCCGTTTAAAGCCGATGTTCCTCGATCAGGTCGAGACGAAGGACAAGACCAAGACCAAATACAAGGACGGCGCGCTTAACGGCACGGAAACCGAGCACGAGGAGAAGCGCAAGCAGACCATCGGCGGAACCCTGTCCTGGCGACACGATTTCGAGGGGCTTTCGGGTGCCAGCCTCGAAACCAGGGCGGCCTACTATTCGGGTACCGAAGACAACAAGAAGACCAAGCGGGTCTACAAGAAAGACGGCAGCGAGGACGCCGCCAAGCGGGAGACCGAATACGAAGACAAGTCCGACACGATTCTGCAGGGCAAGGCGACGATGGCGCTGCCCTTGGAACTCTTCGACAAGGACCACGAACTGAAGTTCGGCGGCCTGGCGCGCTACAAGGACCGGCGCAAGGACAAGCAGAAATACGCCGCGGACGGCGATCTCGCCGACCCCGGCGTCAAGGACACCTACACGATCGAGGAGACCGTGGTCGCCGGCTTCGTCCAGGACAGGATCCGGCTGGGGGAGCGGCTGAGCATCATTCCGGGGCTGCGCGTCGAAGCGGCCTGGCTCGACGCCAGCGCGCTGTCGAACCAGGCCAGCGAGGGGGTGACGGTCGATTTCCTGCCTTCGCTTCCGGTCGAGCTCGAACTGACCGACCGCTGGTCGCTGCATGCCAGTGCCGCGCGCGTCGTCAACCGACCGAAATTCGACCTGCTGATCCCCTACGAGGAGGAGAAGGACGACCGCTACGTTATCGGGAATCCCGACCTCGACCCGGAGAAGGGATGGGCCTTCGACGCCGACCTCGCCTATCACGCCGGCTATATGTCCCTCGGTTTCGGCTTCTTCCATCGCCAGATTTCCGGCATCATCGAGGAGGTCGACACCGGTGTCGTCAGGGACGGCAAGACCGTCTATACCAACCAAAACGTCGGCGACGGCTGGACCAACGGAGCGATCCTGTCGCAGCGCGTTTCGCTCGACTTTCTCGACATGCCGATCATCGACGGCTTCGCGGTTTCCTCCAGCCAGACGTTTGCCCATAGCCGGTTGCGCGAATATGCGACGGGCGAGGTGCGGGCCTTCAAGGAACAGCCGACATTCTGGGGCGACCTGACGGTGGAATGGACCGATCCGTCGCGCCGGTTCTATGCGGCGACGGCGCTCAGCTACACGGGCAAGGTCGCAAAATCGGGCGACGGCGACGGCGAGTACCGCGAAGCGGAGCTCAGCCTCGACGCGCAGCTACGCTACCGGCTCACCGACACGGTGGAATTGTTCGCGCTCGGCGAGAATTTGACGGGGACGGAGCGCGTCAAGGTCAAGGCCGACGGCACGCGCGAAGTCGAAAAGGGTCCGACGACGTTCTTCGCCGGACTGAAGGCGAGATACTGATGGCCAAGCCGC
It encodes:
- a CDS encoding TonB-dependent siderophore receptor, translating into MAKSIISRTGTCRRLIAVFAWSAAATWSAASQEPTPLERIVINGKSDRLCLPVSAPREQGDARARCVGEGVARENLPGSTIDRTQYVAMPTGPRVQDVVKRLPGVVTGGAPGEDKDARVLGLDKEYTRTTVDGIQLPDGGEKREFNLDRLSTVLVDSVDVIRGRRAEMDGDGIAGRIDIKLRDIPADIGWEASSALGGSSDGHLQHWHSIVGGGMLNGNFGMQGGIVYSDQAVSKTKDKYDRSGNLSEQEREKKPVRSVDMLLDVLWQNEANAVRLKPMFLDQVETKDKTKTKYKDGALNGTETEHEEKRKQTIGGTLSWRHDFEGLSGASLETRAAYYSGTEDNKKTKRVYKKDGSEDAAKRETEYEDKSDTILQGKATMALPLELFDKDHELKFGGLARYKDRRKDKQKYAADGDLADPGVKDTYTIEETVVAGFVQDRIRLGERLSIIPGLRVEAAWLDASALSNQASEGVTVDFLPSLPVELELTDRWSLHASAARVVNRPKFDLLIPYEEEKDDRYVIGNPDLDPEKGWAFDADLAYHAGYMSLGFGFFHRQISGIIEEVDTGVVRDGKTVYTNQNVGDGWTNGAILSQRVSLDFLDMPIIDGFAVSSSQTFAHSRLREYATGEVRAFKEQPTFWGDLTVEWTDPSRRFYAATALSYTGKVAKSGDGDGEYREAELSLDAQLRYRLTDTVELFALGENLTGTERVKVKADGTREVEKGPTTFFAGLKARY
- the carB gene encoding carbamoyl-phosphate synthase large subunit, with the protein product MPKRTDIKSILIVGAGPIIIGQACEFDYSGTQACKALKEEGFRVILVNSNPATIMTDPELADATYVEPITPEVVAKIIAKERPDAILPTMGGQTALNTALSLRRMGVLERYGVEMIGANAEAIDMAEDRSLFREAMARIGLETPRSMLANASDVKDADKRMHEARRAELRATLEPTALDAALDELENQWNLGEGDRKQRYVSHAMGVAAQALDHVGLPAIIRPSFTMGGTGGGIAYNRAEFFEIIASGLDASPTTEVLIEESVLGWKEYEMEVVRDRADNCIIVCSIENLDPMGVHTGDSITVAPALTLTDKEYQIMRNASIAVLREIGVETGGSNVQFAVNPKDGRLVVIEMNPRVSRSSALASKATGFPIAKVAAKLAVGYTMDELDNDITGGATPASFEPSIDYVVTKIPRFAFEKFPGASPVLTTAMKSVGEVMAIGRTFQESLQKALRGLETGLTGLDEIEIPGWSPSGDASENRNAIRAALGTPTPDRLRMVAQALRMGTSTEEVHAMCAIDPWFLEQIEGIVQMEARIREHGLPDDPDNLRMLKSMGFSDQRLASLTRREADEVAALRRKLGVRPVYKRIDTCAAEFASPTPYMYSTYEVPFDGAPRSEAQVSDAKKVVILGGGPNRIGQGIEFDYCCCHAAYALREAGYESIMVNCNPETVSTDYDTSDRLYFEPLTPEDVLEILHAEQQAGTLHGVIVQFGGQTPLKLAEALEKAGIPILGTSPDAIDLAEDRDRFKKLLDRLDLRQPKNGIAWSVEQARTVAGELGFPLVVRPSYVLGGRAMQIIHDETMLQSYLLDTVPGLVPEDIKQKYPNDKTGQINTLLGKNPLLFDTYLAGAIEVDVDCLCDAAGGGRTTYVAGVMQHIEEAGIHSGDSACSLPAYTLDRATIDELERQTAAMALALKVGGLMNVQFAIQDGDIYILEVNPRASRTVPFVAKTIGRPVAKIAARIMAGESLDGAFAHYGKKIDPNAIAHIAVKEAVFPFARFPGVDTLLGPEMKSTGEVMGLDTDFALAFAKSQLGAGVDLPRAGALFVSVRDEDKEAVLPAVQKLAKLGFRVLATSGTARFLAGHGIAAEKVNKVLEGRPHIEDAIRNRQVQLVFNTTDGQKAVSDSKSLRRATLMNKVPYYTTLAGMDAAAQAIAALKAGSLEVRPLQSYFA